The following coding sequences are from one Lycium ferocissimum isolate CSIRO_LF1 chromosome 3, AGI_CSIRO_Lferr_CH_V1, whole genome shotgun sequence window:
- the LOC132048726 gene encoding uncharacterized protein LOC132048726, producing MRNHLKTILHHSKHNILLRQGSTATISSASTKLTMVPKGHMAVYVGENHNNKHRFVVPVSCLKNPSFQDLLRHAEEEYQFDYPMGGLTIPCSETAFLSVTSHLNCKRNYQVTKKITIDTIEGGIHNLEIRQLTSYNRLIATKLTDAPKGHMTVYVGENHNNKHRFVVPISCLKHPLFQDLLRHAEEEYRFSYPTGAITLPCSETAFLCVTSHLNVITN from the exons ATGAGGAATCATCTCAAGACAATCTTGCATCATTCTAAACACAATATTCTTCTCCGACAAGGATCAACTGCAACCATTTCATCAGCATCAACAAAGTTAACAATGGTTCCCAAGGGCCACATGGCAGTTTATGTTGGAGAGAACCATAATAATAAGCATAGATTTGTGGTTCCCGTCTCTTGCTTGAAGAATCCATCGTTTCAAGACTTGTTGAGGCATGCAGAGGAGGAATACCAATTTGATTATCCAATGGGGGGCCTTACTATCCCATGCAGTGAGACTGCATTTCTCTCTGTCACTTCTCACTTGAAT TGTAAAAGAAACTATCAGGTCACCAAAAAGATAACTATTGACACCATAGAAGGTGGTATTCATAACCTGGAAATAAGACAGCTTACCAGCTACAACAG ATTAATTGCAACAAAGTTAACAGATGCTCCAAAGGGTCACATGACAGTTTATGTTGGAGAGAACCACAATAACAAACATCGTTTTGTGGTTCCCATCTCTTGCTTGAAGCATCCTTTATTTCAAGACTTGTTGAGGCATGCAGAGGAGGAATATAGATTTAGTTATCCAACCGGAGCCATTACTCTCCCATGTAGTGAGACTGCATTTCTCTGTGTGACTTCTCACTTGAATGTCATTACCAATTAA